In Malania oleifera isolate guangnan ecotype guangnan chromosome 8, ASM2987363v1, whole genome shotgun sequence, a single window of DNA contains:
- the LOC131163069 gene encoding subtilisin-like protease SBT3 — translation MVSCSFRSKKDHVTMGVTSVQWVSPFIFLTRFLLASFLLFAWHVVSGTGTSRYTYIVHMDKSLMPKAFASHQQWYSATIDSVKVTGAAAREAGPEADVPNVLYTYDNALHGFSAVLSPEELENLKKIPGYISAYRDMGTIIPETTHTADFLSLNPTTGLWPASDYGKDIIVGVVDTGVWPESRSFNDDGMTQIPVRWKGTCEEGQEFKSSMCNLKLIGARFFNKGVLAANPSINISMNSARDTDGHGTHTASTVAGNYVEDVSFFGYAKGTARGVAPHARVAVYKVLWEEGSSESDFLAGIDQAIADGVDVISLSLGSRAHVPLYENWIAIASFGAMAKGVLVASSAGNSGPSFGSITKGIPWALIIAAGSVDREFTGTITLGNGSTIIGWTLFPANVPVQDVPLVYNSTLSNCDSPVLLAEANPNAVIICDQSQSVSSQLNTIAGSRVRAAIFIYKISDDPSFYELENFPGPGVVINPRDAAAVIHYAKNGGNPTVSIKFKQTLLGIKPAPVAAAYSSRGPAPSYPGILKPDIMAPGTRILAAWVPKQIAATIGPHAYLESDYNIISGTSMACPHAAGVAALLKGAHPEWSPAAIRSAMMTTANPLDNTFSPIWDNGFSSSPASPLVIGAGQVDPNRALDPGLIYDATAQDYVNLLCSTNFTREQILIITRSNSSSCSNPSYDLNYPSFIALYQVGSTTTLVKKFHRTVTNVGDGAATYTAQVVAPSNSRVRVSPKTLVFSKKYEKHSYTLTMRYKSGMNSHGSVVWVENGGANHKVRSPIMVSSPFNRSNS, via the coding sequence ATGGTGTCCTGTTCTTTCAGATCGAAAAAGGATCATGTTACAATGGGAGTCACCTCTGTTCAATGGGTTTCTCCTTTCATCTTCCTAACGAGATTCTTGCTAGCAAGCTTCTTGCTATTTGCTTGGCATGTCGTCTCAGGGACAGGAACCTCCAGGTACACTTATATCGTCCACATGGACAAGTCCCTCATGCCCAAGGCATTTGCCAGCCACCAACAATGGTACTCTGCTACCATTGATTCAGTCAAGGTGACCGGTGCAGCAGCAAGAGAGGCTGGTCCAGAAGCTGATGTGCCTAATGTTCTCTACACTTACGACAATGCCCTTCATGGTTTTAGTGCAGTTCTAAGTCCAGAGGAGCTGGAGAACCTAAAGAAGATTCCGGGTTACATCTCAGCTTATCGCGACATGGGAACAATCATTCCGGAGACAACACACACTGCAGACTTCCTCTCTCTCAACCCCACAACTGGTCTTTGGCCAGCTTCTGATTATGGCAAGGACATTATCGTGGGGGTTGTTGACACGGGGGTGTGGCCTGAAAGCAGGAGCTTCAATGATGACGGTATGACCCAAATTCCAGTCAGGTGGAAGGGGACTTGCGAGGAAGGACAGGAGTTCAAATCCTCCATgtgtaacttgaagctcatagGAGCTAGATTCTTTAACAAGGGGGTTCTAGCTGCAAATCCCAGCATTAATATCAGCATGAACTCAGCTAGGGACACAGACGGCCATGGGACTCACACAGCATCCACAGTTGCCGGAAACTACGTGGAAGATGTGTCGTTCTTTGGCTATGCCAAGGGAACAGCAAGAGGTGTTGCCCCACACGCACGAGTGGCCGTGTACAAGGTCCTTTGGGAGGAGGGAAGCTCCGAGTCTGATTTTCTTGCTGGCATTGATCAAGCCATCGCCGATGGTGTGGATGTGATCTCCCTCTCCTTGGGCTCCAGAGCACATGTACCTTTGTATGAGAATTGGATCGCGATAGCTTCCTTTGGAGCCATGGCAAAGGGGGTGCTGGTTGCATCTTCAGCAGGAAATTCAGGGCCTTCCTTTGGGAGCATAACCAAAGGGATCCCCTGGGCTCTGATCATTGCAGCTGGCTCTGTTGATCGGGAATTCACTGGAACAATAACTTTGGGAAATGGGTCAACCATCATCGGATGGACATTGTTCCCTGCAAACGTTCCCGTACAAGACGTGCCGTTGGTGTACAACTCCACACTATCCAACTGTGATTCTCCCGTCTTGTTAGCTGAAGCCAATCCTAATGCTGTTATCATTTGTGACCAGTCGCAGTCTGTCTCTTCACAGTTAAATACTATTGCTGGGTCCAGAGTGCGGGCAGCAATATTTATCTACAAAATCTCCGATGACCCCTCATTTTATGAGTTGGAAAATTTTCCAGGTCCCGGAGTTGTGATTAATCCTAGGGATGCAGCGGCAGTGATCCATTATGCCAAAAATGGCGGGAATCCTACAGTTAGCATCAAGTTCAAGCAAACACTCTTGGGGATAAAGCCTGCACCCGTTGCTGCTGCCTATTCTTCAAGAGGCCCTGCCCCCAGCTATCCCGGAATCTTGAAACCAGACATAATGGCTCCAGGGACTCGAATCCTAGCTGcttgggtaccaaaacaaattgCAGCGACGATTGGGCCACATGCATATTTGGAAAGTGACTACAACATAATATCAGGGACATCGATGGCTTGTCCCCATGCAGCAGGTGTGGCTGCACTCCTAAAAGGGGCACACccagaatggagtccagcggccATTCGTTCTGCCATGATGACCACAGCAAACCCATTAGATAACACTTTCAGCCCAATTTGGGACAATGGGTTTAGTTCCAGCCCTGCATCACCTTTAGTCATAGGAGCAGGTCAAGTTGACCCAAATCGAGCACTTGATCCAGGTCTAATATATGATGCAACTGCACAGGATTATGTCAATCTCCTCTGTTCCACGAATTTTACCAGGGAGCAAATCTTAATAATTACCAGATCAAACAGCAGTAGTTGCTCGAATCCTTCATATGATCTCAATTATCCATCATTTATTGCTCTGTATCAGGTTGGGTCTACAACAACACTGGTCAAAAAATTTCACAGGACTGTAACTAATGTGGGAGACGGGGCAGCAACTTACACAGCCCAGGTGGTGGCCCCCAGTAATTCCAGAGTCAGAGTCTCACCAAAAACACTGGTTTTTAGCAAGAAGTATGAGAAGCATAGCTATACCCTGACTATGAGGTATAAGAGTGGGATGAATTCACATGGGTCAGTTGTTTGGGTGGAAAATGGTGGTGCAAACCACAAAGTGAGGAGCCCTATAATGGTGTCATCACCCTTTAATCGCTCAAACTCCTGA